From the genome of Delphinus delphis chromosome 8, mDelDel1.2, whole genome shotgun sequence, one region includes:
- the MRPL17 gene encoding large ribosomal subunit protein bL17m, giving the protein MRLSVAAAISHGRVFRRLGLGPESRIHLLQNLLTGLVRHERIEASWARVDELRGYAEKLIDYGKLGDTNERAMRMADFWLTEKDLIPKLFHVLAPRYQGQNGGYTRMLQIPNRNKQDRAKMAVIEYKGNCLPPLPLPHRDSNLTLLNQLLQGLRKDQEASTHSSHTVQTPEI; this is encoded by the exons ATGCGGCTGTCGGTCGCCGCTGCCATTTCTCACGGCCGCGTATTCCGCCGCCTGGGCCTTGGTCCCGAATCCCGCATCCACCTGCTGCAGAACTTGCTCACGGGACTGGTGCGACACGAACGCATCGAGGCGTCATGGGCACGCGTGGACGAGCTGAGGGGCTACGCGGAGAAG CTCATCGACTATGGGAAGCTGGGAGACACCAACGAACGAGCCATGCGCATGGCTGACTTCTGGCTCACG GAGAAAGACTTGATCCCAAAGCTGTTTCACGTACTGGCCCCTCGGTACCAAGGTCAGAATGGGGGCTACACGAGAATGCTGCAGATCCCAAACCGGAATAAGCAGGATCGGGCCAAGATGGCAGTGATCGAGTATAAAGGGAACTGCCTtccacccctgccccttcctcacAGAGACAGCAACCTCACACTCCTAAACCAGCTGCTTCAGGGGCTGCGGAAGGATCAGGAAGCAAGCACCCACAGCTCCCACACAGTTCAAACACCAGAGATTTAA